Below is a window of Chthonomonadales bacterium DNA.
AGATCATCCGCTGGGCCGACTACCGCGGCGACTCCTACCGGCTCTCGCAGCTTGCAGCCGAGCGCACGGATGCCGAGTACATCGTGTTCTGCGGCGTCCACTTCATGGCCGAGTCGGCCGACATCCTGACGGGCGAGGACCAGGCGGTGATCCTGCCCAATCTCGCCGCCGGCTGCTCGATGGCCGACATGGCCAGCATCCGACAGGTCGAGGAGGCATGGTGCTCGATCACAGGGGCGCTCGACGCGACGCGCGTCGTGCCCGTGACCTACGTCAACTCCGCCGCGAGCCTCAAGGCGTTCGTCGGTCGCAACGGCGGCACGTGCTGCACCTCGTCCAACGCGCGTAAGGCGCTGGAGTGGGCGCTCGAGCAGGGTGAGCGGATCCTCTTCTTCCCCGACCAGCATCTTGGCCGCAACACCGCCGTCGCGATGGGCTTCGACCCCGAGGCCGACATGGCCCTCTGGAATCCGTATGCCCCAATGGGCGGGCTCGACGCCGCCACGCTGCGCCGCGCGCGCATTCTGCTCTGGAAGGGCCACTGCTCCGTGCACGGCCGCTTCACCGTCGAGCAGATCGACGACGCGCGGCAGCGCTTCCCCGGCGTGCGCGTCCTCGTGCACCCGGAGTGCACGCTCGACGTGGTCCGCGCCGCCGACGAGAACGGCTCAACCGCGTACATCGTCAAGGCGGTCGCCGCGTCGCCGCCGGGCACCACCTGGGCCGTGGGCACCGAGATCAACCTGGTAAGTCGGCTCCAGCAGGAGCACCCCGACAAGCGCGTCTTCTGCCTGGACCCGGTGGTCTGCCCGTGCTCGACGATGTACCGGATCCACCCGCACTACCTGCTCTGGGCGCTGGAGAGCCTGGCGGCCGGCACGGTGGTCAACCGCATCGAGGTGAAGCCGGAGATCAGACGCTGGGCCCGGGTATCGCTGGAGCGCATGCTCTCGATCAGCTAGGCCGTCGCTCGCGTCTACGGGCCAGCGGCGGGCGCCGCTGGCCCGGCGGTTCCGCGGCGCCACGACGCCAGCGCCTCAACGAAGCGGTCTTGCGCGGCCATCGCCACGGCGTTGCGCGCGCGGTGGTTGTTCATCAGTATGACGAACAGTAGCGGCTCCCCGTCGGCTGCGGTTACGTAGCCCGAGAGGCTGCTCACGCTCGACACGTACCCCGACTTGGCGCGGCAGTTTCCTTGCGCCGGCGTGCCCTTCATGCGGTTGTGCAGCGTGCCGTCGACGCCCGCGATGGGGAGCGAAGCTATGTAGGTCGGGCCCAGCGGGTCGCCCTGCATGTGCCGGAGGAGCCGCGCCAGGTTGCCCGGCGTCACGAGGTTCTGGCGCGAGAGCCCGGAGCCGTCCGCCATGTCGATCCCCTCCGGGTCCATACCGATCTCGGTGAACCACCGCAAGGCCGCCCCCCGCCCCGCGCCCACGGTCCCCTTCCCTTCGTGCGCCATCCCCATCGCGCGTAGCAGGCACTCCGCCACCAAGTTATCGCTGGGCTTGTTCAGCCGCTTGAGCACCTCGGCGAACGCCAACCCGGCGTGGCGCGCGATCTCCCGCGCGGAGCGTGGCGTGACGCCTGTCCGCGGCGGCCGGCGCAGGACGATGCCCACGCGGCGCAGCCGCTCCGCAAGCACCCATGCGGCGTAGAGCGGTGGGTCGTCGACGGTGACGCGGATCGGCCCGCGCGCCGGTGCCGGCGCGTCCGGTGGGAGCGTACCGCCAACCTCGATGCGGTTGAGCCCGAGCGCGCGGCCGACGTTCAGCGACGGCGGCGCGCCTCGGTCAGAGGTGGTGGCGGCGCACTTCAGCACCATCATGCCTGCCGCCGGCTCCACGCGCGCCCGAGCCGGCGCACCTACCGTGCGGCCAGGATCCACGAAGACGCGCACAACGTTCTCATTCACGTTCAGGCCGGCCACCGCGGCGGAGTAGTAGAACGACATGTCGTCCCACGCCCAGCCGTCGCCGTAGGGCGGGCCTGGGAAACAGCTTCCGTCGCCCACGACGCCGCCCTCCACGCGCCGAATGCCGACCTTCCACGCTGCGCGAACCAGCCCGCCAAGCTCGCCCTCCGTCAGCAGCGGGTCGCCCCCACCGCGCAGAAAGAGATCGCCGTGGAGCACTCCGTCGGCGTCGAGGCGCCCCGTGGCCAGGAGCGCGGTCACGAAGCGCCAATCGGGCCCGAGCAGGTGCAGCGCGGCGGCTGAGGTCAGCAGCTTCTGGTTGGAGGCGGGGAGGAAGAGAACGTCGGGGTTGCGACGGTAGAGGACAGCGCCATCGCGGAGCGACTCCACGACGATGCCCCGGATGCCGCCGCGTAGCTCGGGGGAGGCCATGCAGGCGTCCAGCCGCTCCGCCAGCGCGGCCATGTCGTCCGCCCGAGCCGAGGCCGTGGCTGCCGCGCAGAGAAGGAGCGCCGCGAGGGCGGGCCCCAGGAGCCGCCGGCCGCGCCGCCGTGCGGCGAACGCGTTGACTTCACGCATGGAGCCTCCCACGGGCGGGCTCTCGGGGCGCGCGATCACGGCACGAGACGCTCCCCGCCGGCATAGACGTTCATCGTCTCGCCGCGCAGGAACCCGACGAGCAGCATGTTGGCGCGCAGACCGAGGTCGACCGCGAGAGATGAGGGAGCTGAGACGGAGCAGACCGCCGGAATTCGGGCCATCAGCGCCTTCTGCGCCACCTCGAACCCTGCGCGGCCGCTCACCATGAGCACCACGCCGTCGAGCGGCCACTGCCCGGCGAGCATCGCGGCGCCGACCACTTTGTCGACGGCGTTGTGGCGGCCCACGTCCTCGGCGGCGTACAGCAGCCCCCCATCGGTGCGGAACAGCGCGGCGGCGTGCAGGCCGCCCGTATGGCCGAACACGCGCTGCGCCTGGCGCATGCGGTCCGGGAGCGTGTAGAGCATTGCTGCCCGCACGGCGGGCGCGCCGCCCTTGAACGGCGGCGCATCGCACAGCGCGGCCTCGAGCGTGTCGCGCCCGCAGAGGCCGCAACTCGACGTGGCATATCGCTGCGCCCGCACGGCCACGGGAGCGCGATCCGGCGGCACGTAGACCGTGACGACTCCGCCCACCTCTCGCGCCTCCGGGGAGCAGCAGGTGACGTCGTACACGTCGAGGGGGCTGGCGGCGATCCCCTCGCTCACGGCCAGGCCAACCGCCAGCGCGCGATCCTGGCCGGGCGTTCGCATGGTCACGGCAAACGGCGCGTCGTTAACGCGAACCTCCAGCGGCTCTTCGGCGGCCGCGCGGTCCACGCCCCTCACGGCCTCGGCCCCTCGCCAGCGCGTCACGGCGACGGCCGCCTGCATGTCATCGGCTCCGTC
It encodes the following:
- the nadA gene encoding quinolinate synthase NadA, which translates into the protein MFQKPLPLDYTRLDPEQTAERISRAKTVLGSRLVILGHHYQRDEIIRWADYRGDSYRLSQLAAERTDAEYIVFCGVHFMAESADILTGEDQAVILPNLAAGCSMADMASIRQVEEAWCSITGALDATRVVPVTYVNSAASLKAFVGRNGGTCCTSSNARKALEWALEQGERILFFPDQHLGRNTAVAMGFDPEADMALWNPYAPMGGLDAATLRRARILLWKGHCSVHGRFTVEQIDDARQRFPGVRVLVHPECTLDVVRAADENGSTAYIVKAVAASPPGTTWAVGTEINLVSRLQQEHPDKRVFCLDPVVCPCSTMYRIHPHYLLWALESLAAGTVVNRIEVKPEIRRWARVSLERMLSIS
- the dacB gene encoding D-alanyl-D-alanine carboxypeptidase/D-alanyl-D-alanine-endopeptidase translates to MREVNAFAARRRGRRLLGPALAALLLCAAATASARADDMAALAERLDACMASPELRGGIRGIVVESLRDGAVLYRRNPDVLFLPASNQKLLTSAAALHLLGPDWRFVTALLATGRLDADGVLHGDLFLRGGGDPLLTEGELGGLVRAAWKVGIRRVEGGVVGDGSCFPGPPYGDGWAWDDMSFYYSAAVAGLNVNENVVRVFVDPGRTVGAPARARVEPAAGMMVLKCAATTSDRGAPPSLNVGRALGLNRIEVGGTLPPDAPAPARGPIRVTVDDPPLYAAWVLAERLRRVGIVLRRPPRTGVTPRSAREIARHAGLAFAEVLKRLNKPSDNLVAECLLRAMGMAHEGKGTVGAGRGAALRWFTEIGMDPEGIDMADGSGLSRQNLVTPGNLARLLRHMQGDPLGPTYIASLPIAGVDGTLHNRMKGTPAQGNCRAKSGYVSSVSSLSGYVTAADGEPLLFVILMNNHRARNAVAMAAQDRFVEALASWRRGTAGPAAPAAGP
- the fdhD gene encoding formate dehydrogenase accessory sulfurtransferase FdhD — translated: MASDGADDMQAAVAVTRWRGAEAVRGVDRAAAEEPLEVRVNDAPFAVTMRTPGQDRALAVGLAVSEGIAASPLDVYDVTCCSPEAREVGGVVTVYVPPDRAPVAVRAQRYATSSCGLCGRDTLEAALCDAPPFKGGAPAVRAAMLYTLPDRMRQAQRVFGHTGGLHAAALFRTDGGLLYAAEDVGRHNAVDKVVGAAMLAGQWPLDGVVLMVSGRAGFEVAQKALMARIPAVCSVSAPSSLAVDLGLRANMLLVGFLRGETMNVYAGGERLVP